A genomic segment from Actinomadura hallensis encodes:
- a CDS encoding SAM-dependent methyltransferase, with amino-acid sequence MSSTGDGGPPPDGDVVNPAAEPPLAGQDRPSSARVYDYLLGGKDNFAADRSAADKIEETFPAIRIGAQENRRFLLRGVRYLAAEAGIRQFLDIGTGIPTSPNVHEVAQSTTPDARIVYVDNDPVVLVHARALMVSGPKGNVGYLDADIRDPEAIVGSDLVREILDFGEPIALILSAVLHFIPDEERPEGIVKTFVGALPPGSFVLASHVTPEHEPRLRWASVGYRDDGVRTRARTAAEFERLVFSGNGLELVPPGIVLVSQWRRDPEDPPAPTPAEVSAYGGLGRLPG; translated from the coding sequence GTGTCATCCACAGGAGACGGGGGGCCTCCGCCCGACGGGGACGTCGTGAACCCCGCGGCCGAGCCTCCCCTGGCCGGACAGGACCGCCCGTCGTCCGCGCGGGTGTACGACTACCTGCTGGGCGGAAAGGACAATTTCGCCGCCGACCGGAGCGCCGCCGACAAAATCGAGGAGACCTTTCCCGCCATCCGGATCGGCGCGCAGGAGAACCGCCGTTTTCTGCTCCGCGGCGTCCGGTATCTCGCCGCCGAGGCGGGAATCCGGCAATTCCTTGACATCGGCACCGGAATTCCGACGTCGCCGAACGTGCACGAGGTCGCGCAGTCGACAACGCCCGACGCGCGGATCGTCTACGTGGACAACGACCCGGTCGTGCTGGTGCACGCGCGCGCCCTGATGGTCTCCGGTCCCAAGGGCAACGTCGGTTACCTGGACGCCGACATCCGCGACCCGGAGGCCATCGTCGGCAGCGACCTCGTCCGCGAGATCCTCGACTTCGGCGAGCCCATCGCGCTGATTCTCAGCGCCGTCCTGCACTTCATCCCCGACGAGGAGCGGCCCGAGGGGATCGTCAAGACGTTCGTCGGGGCCCTTCCTCCGGGGAGCTTCGTCCTGGCCAGCCACGTCACGCCCGAGCACGAGCCGCGGCTGCGGTGGGCGTCGGTGGGCTACCGCGACGACGGCGTCCGCACCCGGGCCCGGACCGCCGCCGAGTTCGAGCGGCTCGTGTTCAGCGGCAACGGGCTCGAACTCGTCCCGCCGGGCATCGTCCTGGTGTCGCAGTGGCGGCGCGACCCGGAGGACCCGCCCGCCCCCACCCCCGCCGAGGTCTCGGCCTACGGCGGCCTCGGCAGACTCCCCGGCTGA
- the pabB gene encoding aminodeoxychorismate synthase component I, which translates to MRTLIIDNYDSFTHNLVQYLAEGGAEPVVVRNDEVAWTPGLLRSFDNVVISPGPGTPENPGDFGVCADVIAHARIPLLGVCLGHQGICHVFGGRVRPAPQVRHGRTSLVRHTGGGLFRGVPSPFAAVRYHSLAVADLPPALEPAAWADDGVLMAVRHVRRPVWGVQFHPESVCTDHGRRIIGNFLDLTREHSTREHRGRAAAPSPSRRAAARRAGAPVRGGERPARFRVLARRVGTSASAEDVFGALFAGSGRAFWLDSSRTGEHGGRFSFMGDASGPLARVAFFDVDTGRLTVESADGRTRLERTSFFDWIDADLRAHAAETPDLPFGFRLGWVGYLGYELKAECGGARAHRSPHPDAAMIFADRAVAFDHREGSVHLLALCPAGDEREARSWLDAAESRLAALPALPAPVAGTPRAGGLALRHGRRAYLDKIAACRREILAGTTYEVCLTNVLTAPVRADPWDLYRLLRRRDPVPFGALLRFGGLSVLSASPERFLRVSPDGRAESKPIKGTRPRSADPAEDRRLRAELAASVKDRAENLMIVDLVRHDLGGVAETGSVEVDPIFDVESYTTVHQLVSTVRATLREDVSAVRCVRAAFPGGSMTGAPKIRTMRIIDRLEEGPRGVYSGALGYFSLSGAADFSIVIRTAVVSEGRVEFGVGGAITALSDPAAEFEETAVKAAPLLRLLGAAFPERAPAERWREPREEGSARAAAG; encoded by the coding sequence GTGCGCACGCTGATCATCGACAACTACGACTCGTTCACCCACAACCTGGTGCAGTACCTCGCGGAGGGCGGCGCCGAGCCGGTCGTCGTCCGCAACGACGAGGTCGCGTGGACGCCCGGCCTGCTGCGTTCCTTCGACAACGTGGTCATCTCGCCCGGCCCCGGTACGCCGGAGAACCCCGGGGACTTCGGCGTCTGCGCCGACGTGATCGCGCACGCCCGGATCCCGCTGCTCGGGGTGTGCCTCGGGCACCAGGGGATCTGCCACGTGTTCGGCGGGCGCGTCCGGCCCGCGCCGCAGGTCCGGCACGGGCGGACCTCGCTCGTCCGGCACACGGGCGGCGGGCTGTTCCGCGGCGTGCCGTCCCCGTTCGCGGCGGTGCGGTACCACTCCCTCGCCGTCGCGGACCTGCCGCCGGCGCTGGAGCCGGCGGCGTGGGCGGACGACGGGGTGCTGATGGCGGTGCGGCACGTCCGCAGGCCGGTCTGGGGCGTCCAGTTCCATCCGGAGTCGGTCTGCACGGACCACGGGCGGCGCATCATCGGCAACTTCCTCGACCTCACCCGCGAACACTCCACCCGCGAACACCGTGGCCGCGCCGCCGCGCCGTCCCCCTCCCGGCGTGCAGCCGCCCGAAGGGCGGGCGCACCGGTTCGCGGCGGCGAGCGGCCCGCGCGGTTCAGGGTGCTCGCGCGGCGGGTCGGCACGTCCGCGTCGGCGGAGGACGTGTTCGGCGCGCTGTTCGCCGGGTCCGGCCGGGCGTTCTGGCTCGACAGCAGCCGGACCGGCGAGCACGGCGGTCGCTTCTCCTTCATGGGGGACGCGAGCGGCCCGCTGGCGAGGGTCGCGTTCTTCGACGTCGACACCGGGCGGCTGACGGTCGAGTCGGCGGACGGGCGCACGCGGCTGGAGCGCACGTCCTTCTTCGACTGGATCGACGCCGACCTGCGCGCCCACGCGGCCGAGACCCCCGACCTGCCGTTCGGCTTCCGCCTCGGCTGGGTCGGGTACCTCGGCTACGAGCTGAAGGCCGAGTGCGGCGGTGCGCGGGCCCACCGCTCCCCGCACCCCGACGCCGCCATGATCTTCGCGGACCGGGCGGTGGCGTTCGACCACCGCGAGGGGTCCGTCCACCTGCTGGCGCTCTGCCCCGCGGGCGACGAGCGGGAGGCGCGCTCCTGGCTGGACGCCGCCGAGTCCCGGCTGGCCGCGCTCCCCGCGCTCCCCGCCCCGGTCGCCGGGACGCCGCGGGCGGGCGGGCTCGCGCTGCGGCACGGGCGGCGCGCCTACCTCGACAAGATCGCCGCGTGCCGGCGGGAGATCCTCGCGGGCACCACCTACGAGGTGTGCCTGACCAACGTGCTCACCGCGCCGGTGCGGGCGGACCCGTGGGACCTCTACCGCCTGCTCCGCAGGCGCGACCCGGTCCCGTTCGGGGCCCTGCTGCGGTTCGGCGGCCTGTCGGTGCTGAGCGCCTCGCCCGAGCGGTTCCTGCGGGTGTCGCCGGACGGCCGGGCGGAGTCCAAGCCGATCAAGGGCACCCGGCCCCGCTCGGCCGACCCCGCCGAGGACCGGCGGCTGCGCGCGGAGCTGGCGGCCAGCGTCAAGGACCGCGCCGAGAACCTCATGATCGTGGACCTGGTCCGGCACGACCTCGGCGGCGTCGCCGAGACCGGATCGGTCGAGGTCGATCCGATCTTCGACGTGGAGAGCTACACGACCGTCCACCAGCTGGTGAGCACGGTCCGCGCCACCCTCCGCGAGGACGTGTCGGCCGTGCGGTGCGTGCGGGCGGCGTTCCCCGGCGGCTCGATGACGGGCGCGCCGAAGATCCGCACCATGCGGATCATCGACCGGCTGGAGGAGGGGCCGCGCGGCGTGTACTCCGGCGCCCTCGGCTACTTCTCGCTGTCGGGCGCGGCCGACTTCTCCATCGTGATCCGCACGGCCGTCGTCTCGGAGGGGCGCGTCGAGTTCGGCGTCGGCGGCGCCATCACCGCGCTGTCGGACCCGGCCGCCGAGTTCGAGGAGACCGCCGTGAAGGCCGCGCCGCTGCTGCGCCTGCTCGGAGCGGCCTTCCCGGAACGCGCACCCGCGGAGCGGTGGCGGGAGCCCCGGGAGGAGGGTTCCGCGCGGGCCGCGGCCGGTTGA